One segment of Rosa chinensis cultivar Old Blush chromosome 6, RchiOBHm-V2, whole genome shotgun sequence DNA contains the following:
- the LOC112169827 gene encoding peroxisome biogenesis protein 6 translates to MVGRRRKPLVLTSTKTLIKSVLTSPPGELTSDDDHRLAAVAADDVSTSLQLLPPGILRFSIGRSPKLASLDDSALVGLSTALLKRLCITSGSLVLVKNMETTIERIAQAIVVDPPDRSENTGLSAAQSSQAMLILPCCTFPENGHMLLDQEVAYISPLLAFNIDLHTLCLKSLVHRGEAALASYFGDRVDEEVSGKGVGASVIGIQPQLELPRYASHLRASFVRIPECGSLDSLRGNSAVEHEDRQEMIDLALHSYFEVDRYLARGDVFSICIKWNCKSTICVPCNQSLENGVDNTIYFKVVAMEPLDEPILRVNRSQTALVLGGNVSSAVPPDLLISGQKGFTPLQGDTVKILASILTPLLCPSALSSKFRVSVLLYGLAGCGKRTVVRYIAHRLGLHVVEYSCHNLTTSSEKKMSVALAQTLNAAQRYSPTILLLRHFDVFRNLHEGPPNDQVGITSEVASLIREFTEPISDYGDIDSEQKQNGHVDSGKIGRHQVLFIAAADSSEGLPPIIRRCFSHEISMGPLTEEQRVRMVSQSLQKASEFLSNTNSEDLIKDIVAQTSGFMPRDICALVADAGANLIPEGNAQIDTLKSEESDASLTNNVESDSKSSEVASPILGKESLTKALERSKKRNASALGTPKVPNVKWEDVGGLEDVKKSILDTVQLPLLHKDLFSSGLRKRSGVLLYGPPGTGKTLLAKAVATECSLNFLSVKGPELINMYIGESEKNIRDIFQKARSARPCVIFFDELDSLAPARGASGDSGGVMDRVVSQMLAEIDGLNDSSQDLFIIGASNRPDLIDPALLRPGRFDKLLYVGVVSDPSYRERVLKALTRKFKLHQDVSLYAIAKKCPPTFTGADMYALCADAWFSAAKRKVLSSGSESSSMDDQPDSVVVEYDDFFKVLRELSPSLSTAELRKYELLRDQFEGSSK, encoded by the exons ATGgtggggaggaggaggaagccACTGGTGCTCACTTCCACCAAAACTCTCATCAAATCCGTACTGACTTCGCCGCCGGGAGAACTCACTTCCGACGACGATCACCGACTCGCCGCCGTCGCCGCTGATGACGTGTCTACTAGTTTGCAGCTGCTGCCGCCGGGAATTCTCCGGTTCTCCATCGGTCGGAGCCCCAAATTGGCTTCTCTCGACGACTCTGCTCTCGTTGGGCTCTCCACTGCTCTCCTCAAACGCCTCTGCATCACCTCCGGCTCCCTG GTGCTTGTGAAGAATATGGAGACAACAATAGAAAGAATTGCTCAGGCCATTGTTGTGGATCCTCCGGACCGCTCCGAGAACACTGGACTATCTGCTGCCCAATCTTCCCAGGCAATGCTTATTCTGCCTTGTTGCACTTTCCCTGAAAATGGCCACATGTTGTTAGACCAGGAAGTTGCCTATATATCACCTCTGTTGGCATTTAACATTGACTTGCATACATTGTGCTTGAAATCGCTTGTCCATAGAGGGGAAGCGGCGTTGGCATCTTATTTCGGGGATAGAGTGGACGAAGAGGTGAGTGGGAAAGGCGTCGGGGCTTCTGTGATTGGAATACAACCTCAGTTGGAGTTGCCAAGATATGCTTCGCACTTGAGGGCTTCCTTTGTGAGGATACCAGAATGTGGTAGTCTTGACTCTCTTAGAGGAAATTCGGCTGTTGAACATGAAGATCGTCAAGAAATGATAGATTTGGCACTACATAGCTACTTTGAAGTTGATAGGTATCTAGCAAGAGGTGATGTTTTCAGTATTTGTATAAAATGGAATTGCAAGTCAACGATTTGCGTTCCTTGCAACCAAAGTTTGGAAAATGGGGTTGATAACACTATCTATTTCAAG GTTGTGGCTATGGAACCTTTGGACGAACCAATTCTCCGAGTTAACCGTTCTCAAACTGCCCTTGTGCTTGGAGGAAATGTCTCTTCTGCTGTGCCCCCTGATTTATTGATTTCTGGACAAAAAGGTTTCACACCCTTGCAAGGGGACACAGTGAAAATATTGGCCTCCATACTTACACCTCTTCTGTGCCCCTCAGCACTATCTTCAAAATTCAGAGTTTCTGTTCTGTTGTATGGATTGGCAG GATGTGGGAAGAGAACAGTTGTTAGATACATTGCTCATCGATTGGGCCTGCATGTAGTTGAATATAGCTGTCATAATCTGACGACGTCATCTGAAAAAAAGATGTCTGTTGCACTAGCCCAAACCTTGAATGCAGCTCAAAG ATACTCGCCAACTATACTTCTTCTCCGCCATTTTGATGTTTTCCGGAATTTGCACGAAGGTCCACCAAATGATCAAGTTGGCATCACTTCTGAAGTTGCATCACTTATAAGGGAATTCACTGAGCCAATCTCTGATTATGGAGACATTGATtctgaacaaaaacaaaatggtcATGTT GATTCTGGGAAGATAGGTAGGCATCAAGTGCTGTTCATTGCAGCTGCTGACAGTTCAGAAGGTCTACCGCCAATTATTAGACGTTGCTTTAGCCATGAAATAAGTATGGGTCCTTTGACTGAAGAACAAAGGGTTAGAATGGTCTCACAGTCTTTGCAGAAGGCTTCTGAATTCCTTTCTAAT ACTAATTCGGAGGATCTTATAAAGGATATAGTTGCGCAGACATCTGGTTTCATGCCGAGAGATATCTGTGCATTGGTTGCTGATGCTGGTGCAAACTTGATTCCCGAAGGCAATGCTCAGATTGATACACTGAAGTCTGAAGAATCAGATGCTTCTCTCACAAATAATGTTGAATCAGACAGTAAGTCCTCTGAAGTTGCATCTCCGATTCTGGGGAAAGAAAGCTTGACAAAAGCATTGGAAAGATCAAAGAAAAGGAATGCATCAGCCCTCGGTACTCCAAAG GTTCCTAATGTGAAATGGGAAGATGTTGGTGGTCTTGAGGATGTGAAGAAATCAATCCTGGATACTGTTCAG TTACCTCTTCTGCACAAGGACTTGTTTTCATCTGGCTTACGAAAGCGTTCTGGTGTTCTTCTGTATGGTCCTCCTGGAACAGGGAAA ACTCTACTGGCAAAAGCTGTTGCAACTGAGTGCTCCCTGAATTTTCTCAGTGTAAAAGGACCTGAACTAATTAATATGTACATAGGAGAGTCAGAAAAGAATATCAGAGACATTTTCCAGAAG GCCAGATCAGCACGCCCATGTGTTATATTTTTTGATGAACTTGATTCTCTTGCTCCAGCCCGAGGTGCATCTGGGGATTCTGGGGGTGTTATGGACAGAGTGGTTTCTCAG ATGCTTGCAGAGATTGATGGCCTAAATGATTCGAGTCAG GACTTGTTTATAATTGGAGCAAGTAACAGACCGGATCTAATTGACCCAGCACTTCTACGACCTGGCCGATTTGATAAGTTGCTTTACGTTGGAGTTGTCTCTGATCCATCTTACAGAGAACG ggTTCTCAAAGCTCTTACCCGAAAGTTTAAGTTACATCAAGATGTTTCACTTTATGCAATAGCGAAGAAATGTCCCCCAACCTTCACTGGTGCAGACATGTATGCCTTGTGTGCAGATGCTTGGTTTAGCGCAGCTAAGCGTAAG GTTTTGAGTTCAGGCTCAGAATCTTCTTCCATGGACGACCAACCTGACTCTGTTGTTGTCGAGTATGATGATTTTTTCAAG GTCTTAAGGGAGCTATCTCCCTCGCTCTCCACGGCCGAGCTTAGGAAGTATGAGTTGCTGCGAGATCAGTTTGAAGGATCTTCCAAGTAG